Genomic DNA from Tautonia rosea:
GATCTCAAGCGAGCGTACCGCTCCCTGGCCCGCAAGCATCACCCGGACCTCAATCCTGACGATAAACCGGCCGCCGAGAAGCGCTTCAAAGAGCTTCAAGAGGCCTACGACGTCCTGAGCGATCCGGAGAAACGGAAGCTCTACGACCTCTACGGCAAGGCCGCGTTTGAAGGGGCTGCCGCGGCCGGACCCCGAACGGGTGGGGCCGAGTGGTCCGCTCGACAGGGACCGGGCTTTGAAAATATCGACTTCTCCCAGTTCTTCGGCTCCGCTCCGGGTGGCCGGACTTCGCCGGGGGGGGCGGAGGATTATGACGTCGGTGGTGGGATCTTCGAGGAAATTCTCGGTCGGGTCCGCGGCGGTCGCCGTGCGGGCCGAGGGGGACAACGTGGGGGCAGGGACGTTGAATCCTCCTTGCGGATCCCGTTCCTTACGGCCGTAACCGGTGGCGAACAGCCGATCGTGATTGCCCGGCCCGACGGGACGACAGAAACCTTGAGCGTGAAAATTCCACCTGGCATCGAAGACGGCGCCAAGATCCGGCTTCGCGGCAAAGGGAATCCTGGAATCGGGGGTGGACCGCCGGGTTCGCTGGTCATTACGGTCCAGGTCGATCCTCACCGCTCGTTCCGTCGAGAAGGGAAGGATCTGTTGGTGGACTTGCCCATCTCGGTCAGCGAGGCGATCCTCGGCGCTCGGGTCGATTGCCTGACCCTTTCGGGGGTCAAAACCATGACCATTCCCCCCGGAAGCTCCAGCGGCCAGAAACTCCGGCTGAAGGGTCAAGGGGTTCCTGGTCGGGGGGATCAGCCATCCGGAGATCTGTTCGCGGTGCTCAAGGTTGTCGTGCCCAAGTCCATCGACGAGGAAAGCCGACGCCTGATCGAGCAGTTCGCCGCTCGGAATCCGTCGGACCCGCGCCAGGGACTGTGGTGATCGGGCCCCTCGATCAGCTTCAGGCTGTACTCGCCGGAATCACCGCCGATGAACCCGACGATTCTCCCTCGTGATCACGTTGCCCACCACCTGGCGATCTCGACCAAGCACCTGATGGCCTACGAGCGCAGAGGACTGGTCCGGGTCAGTCGCTCCGGAGAGGTCGAAGGCTACGCTCCGGCAGAAGTCCGACGCCTTTGGACCGTGGTCAGCCTGCACCGAGACGCGGGGATCAACCTTGCCGGCATTGAGGCAATCCTTCAGATGCAGGCTCGTCTGGAACAGGTGTGCCGCCAGCTTCACCACCTCGCCGAACAGCTCGACGAGGCGATCGGAGATGAGCAAGTCGACGAGAGCACGGACCAGGACTGACGCCGGATGCCCGATCCCCTCGCGAACCGACCGGCAGCTCGACCCCTCCGAAAGGTGATCGCTGAGAATCCAGACGCCCGGCGTCGAATCGGTCAGGCTTACGCCGAGTTTCTCGCGGTCGTGCTGCTGGCGATTGTCTCACTGACGGCGTTGGTCCTCTGGCATCTGGTCCGGAGGGGCCGAGTCATCCGCCAACGGCTTGGGCCACCTCGGACGATCTCCTGGCCGAATCCTGAACCACCCGGCACCATCGACCGCGATCGCGACGGCGATCGGACCGAGACCCCCTCATGACTGCGGCCACGTTTCGCCCTCACGAACGCATCTCCAGCCCGGCCGATTTCCGCCGAGCCTTTGATCGCCGTCGATCGGCTTCGGACGAGGTCCTCATCGTCTATGGTGCTGAGAATGGCCTCGATTACCCGAGGCTCGGCATCTCCGTCGCCCGGAAACGGGTCCGCAAGGCGACCGATCGCAACCGGGTCAAGCGATTGATCCGGGAAGCCTTCCGATTGAACAAGGAGGTACTCCCTCCTGGAATCGATCTGGTGATTGTTCCCCGAGGTCCTGCACTGACGTTCGATCAGGCAAACCGATCCTTGCCTCACCTGGCCTCGGCGGTCGCCGGTCGGCTCGCGAGGGACCACGCCCGATCCCGACCCAGTGATCGCCGCCCCTCCCCCGAGACGTCGCCATGAGCCTGAAACCCTGGCAATGGCCCGGTCGAATCGCCGTGGAGGGACTTTGCTTGCTGATCCGGGTTTATCAATTGCTGCTTTCGCCCTTGATCGGTAATGCCTGTCGATTCGAGCCGAGTTGCAGCCGATACATGGTCGGAGCCTTGCGCAAATACGGATTTTTCCGAGGGCTCTGGAAAGGGACGGGACGGCTGCTCCGGTGTCATCCCTGGCATCCCGGGGGCTATGATCCCCCTTGAGGCGTCCGGGCGGTCGAGTAGTCGGCCGGAGGGCCGCCGAACCGAGCTCGAAACCGGGCATAACGGTCGTTGATCGACCCCTGGCCCGAGAGAATCGGCTCGAACCGATGCGAGTCCTGGGTGAGGACATCAGCCGTCAGGGCGTCCAGTTCATCAGTCAGGCGCGCCTGCCAGCGATCGATCACGCTCGATCGCTCGGAACGATCGACCCAGCTGGGGGTGCCGAACCGGGCGAAGGCCTCGGGCCGTTCGTCCTGCCAGTATTCGAATCGTAAGGCGACCGGCACGATTCGCAAGCGCCCCGCGCGACGAAGCAAGAGCCGTAAACCCCCTTGAAACTCTAGCGGGCGAACGTCGTTGCAGGCGATCGTCCCTTGAGGAAAGAGCCAGACTCCCGCCCTCGGACGTCGGAGCAATTCGGCCGTGTAATCGAGCGACTCCCGAACGGAGGCCGGATCGTTCCGATCGACCGAGTACGCACCAATCCGTTTAAAGAAGCCATACTTGAGCATGTTCGAGTGCTCAGTCATCCCGTAGCCATCGACCGGGACCGTGACATTGATCCAGTGGGCCATGAAAAAGTCCCACCAGCTCGAATGATTGCCCAGAAACAACACACCTGACGGGTCCTCGTCGATCGCCTCGCGCAATGGGCCGAGCCCCTGGGCATGGATGCCGTGAAAGTGGTGGCGGAGTTTCCAACGAATCAGGGCGTGAACAGCATGTGTGGGCCATCCGGTCTTGTCGGCCGTGATCATCTTCGGGCCGGGAGCCGTTTCGGGCTTCACGTCTCGCGAGTTCCCCACATCATCCATCCGATCGCGCTCCCAGTCGCATCGAGACTCCCATCGCATTGAGAAACCGTCCTGAGTGACTCGCGAGACCCTCCTCGGCTCACCCGCATCGCAGGCATCTGGTTTCGGCATTGATTGTGCGTTTGGGACTCTTGGAGTTCAATGGGTCGAGCATGTTGCAACTCCAGGGAGGAACGCCCATGCCGATCGACTACCGGATCGACCACGGTGTGACCATCGTCGGAAACCTGGCAGGAGTGATCCACGATGCAAGTCTCCACGATGCCTCCCGAGATCTCGATGCCCTGCTCGACGCCGGGCACCGACGGTTTATCTTCGAGCTGAGCGGGGTCGGGCCGCTCGGCCCGTCCGCGCTGGGATTGCTCATGACCCTCACCCGTCAGATCCGCAAACGATCGGGCGAGGTCGTCTTCGCTCGGGTCGGCCGATCGACAATGGAGGTCCTCGAAACCATGGGGATGGATGCCCATTGGGACCTCTATCGAACCGTTTCCGAAGCGATCGCCGCCCTTGAACCTCCTGAACCGGAGCGAGACGCAGACGCAGACGATCTCCCTTCCTGAACGATCCGGATCGGTTCCTCGATCGGACTTTCCTCGAATCGTGAGGCCTGGAGAGTTCCCCGCATGAACGCACCCATCGACCGTGAACCGACCCGAGCCGAGGTGGACCAGATGGTGGGGCTGGTGCTCCTCGAATTCGGCGCCTCGTGGTGCGGCCATTGCCAGGCGGTTGCACCGAGGCGGGATGCTCTGCTCGACGAGCACCCCGAAATCCAACACATTCCCATCGAGGACGGCCCTGGCCGCCCGCTCGGCCGGTCGTTCCGGGTCAAGCTCTGGCCGACGTTTGTCTTTCTCCGCGATGGCGAGGTGGTCCGCCAGGTGTCCCGGCCCGATCCGGACGAACTCCGAGAGGGGTTCGAAACCCTCGTGAACACCGCCAGGTAACTTGATGCGTCTACGATCACCCGCGCAGCTCGGCGATGACGGCTTTCACATCGTCAGCCTCGACAGGTTTTCCGGCGAGGGATTTCATGGCGATCCCCATCGCCTGACCGTCCTTCGGGGCTGCCTTGATCTGATCAGTTACCGGAGCGAGTTCCTGGGCGATCTGGGAACGGTCGAGGGTTGCAGGCACCCACTCCTCAAGCAACGTAACTTCTTCAGAGCTGAAGCTCGTCTGGCCGATCCGGGCTTCCTTGAGCATGGCTCGCATTTTCTTGATCGCCTGATCGTCGGCCACTTCCTCACCGCTTCCGGTGGTAAGCTGGGCAATCCAGTAGCGGAGAAAGTTGGTACGGACAGCGTCGCGAGCCTTCATCGAGTCTTTCAACTGCGTTCGCATCTGGGTGACGATGGACATGACGTCGTTCCTCTTCGTTCGATCGAGTCCAAGCTGCGTGCTTGATTCCAGGACGATTCTGAGGCGATCCGGGTTCGCCTTCCCCGCTGCTGGAGGGCGAGAAGCCGGGTACCATTGAGCCGAAGCATCGGATGTCTTCCGAGCAGTGTAACGTTTCGCCCAACCCTTTCGAATGCTCATGAACGACTGGAAGCCGAGAATGACCCGGACTGTCCGCCATTTGGCCGAGCAACTGGTGAGCATCCGGTCCGGCACGGTCGACTCGGGAATGGTGGGAAGTGTTCGCGTTTCGGTCGGGGGGAACACGTTGTCGATTGACCGGCTGGCGTCGGTGTCGGGTCGGGGAGATCAATTGCTCATTCGCCCGTTCGATCCTTCTGTCGTCCCCGCGGTAGTCAGGGCGCTGACCGAGGCCAGGATTTCGGCCTACGCGATGGACAAAACGACCATCCGCGTGACCGTCCCACCGATCAGCGGTGAGCAGAAGCGTGAGGTCAGCCGGCACGTACGGAACCTCGGAGATCAGGCCAAGATTGCCGTCCGGATGATCCGGCAGGACGCCCGCAAACAGATCGCCGCCCGAGGCCGCGGTTCCGAACGTGCCGTGCAGGAGGCTACCGACGCTGCCGTCGTCGAGATCGACCGCCTGGTCGCTGCGAAGGTCGCCGAGATTGGCGGCTAACGCGGATTGCTCCAGAACACCGGCCCGGCCATCAT
This window encodes:
- a CDS encoding thioredoxin family protein, producing the protein MNAPIDREPTRAEVDQMVGLVLLEFGASWCGHCQAVAPRRDALLDEHPEIQHIPIEDGPGRPLGRSFRVKLWPTFVFLRDGEVVRQVSRPDPDELREGFETLVNTAR
- a CDS encoding chaperone modulator CbpM, which translates into the protein MNPTILPRDHVAHHLAISTKHLMAYERRGLVRVSRSGEVEGYAPAEVRRLWTVVSLHRDAGINLAGIEAILQMQARLEQVCRQLHHLAEQLDEAIGDEQVDESTDQD
- a CDS encoding ribosome-recycling factor; the encoded protein is MTRTVRHLAEQLVSIRSGTVDSGMVGSVRVSVGGNTLSIDRLASVSGRGDQLLIRPFDPSVVPAVVRALTEARISAYAMDKTTIRVTVPPISGEQKREVSRHVRNLGDQAKIAVRMIRQDARKQIAARGRGSERAVQEATDAAVVEIDRLVAAKVAEIGG
- a CDS encoding lysophospholipid acyltransferase family protein is translated as MRWESRCDWERDRMDDVGNSRDVKPETAPGPKMITADKTGWPTHAVHALIRWKLRHHFHGIHAQGLGPLREAIDEDPSGVLFLGNHSSWWDFFMAHWINVTVPVDGYGMTEHSNMLKYGFFKRIGAYSVDRNDPASVRESLDYTAELLRRPRAGVWLFPQGTIACNDVRPLEFQGGLRLLLRRAGRLRIVPVALRFEYWQDERPEAFARFGTPSWVDRSERSSVIDRWQARLTDELDALTADVLTQDSHRFEPILSGQGSINDRYARFRARFGGPPADYSTARTPQGGS
- a CDS encoding STAS domain-containing protein produces the protein MPIDYRIDHGVTIVGNLAGVIHDASLHDASRDLDALLDAGHRRFIFELSGVGPLGPSALGLLMTLTRQIRKRSGEVVFARVGRSTMEVLETMGMDAHWDLYRTVSEAIAALEPPEPERDADADDLPS
- a CDS encoding GatB/YqeY domain-containing protein; this translates as MSIVTQMRTQLKDSMKARDAVRTNFLRYWIAQLTTGSGEEVADDQAIKKMRAMLKEARIGQTSFSSEEVTLLEEWVPATLDRSQIAQELAPVTDQIKAAPKDGQAMGIAMKSLAGKPVEADDVKAVIAELRG
- a CDS encoding DnaJ C-terminal domain-containing protein, which gives rise to MPERDFYEVLGLDRGASAEDLKRAYRSLARKHHPDLNPDDKPAAEKRFKELQEAYDVLSDPEKRKLYDLYGKAAFEGAAAAGPRTGGAEWSARQGPGFENIDFSQFFGSAPGGRTSPGGAEDYDVGGGIFEEILGRVRGGRRAGRGGQRGGRDVESSLRIPFLTAVTGGEQPIVIARPDGTTETLSVKIPPGIEDGAKIRLRGKGNPGIGGGPPGSLVITVQVDPHRSFRREGKDLLVDLPISVSEAILGARVDCLTLSGVKTMTIPPGSSSGQKLRLKGQGVPGRGDQPSGDLFAVLKVVVPKSIDEESRRLIEQFAARNPSDPRQGLW
- the rnpA gene encoding ribonuclease P protein component → MTAATFRPHERISSPADFRRAFDRRRSASDEVLIVYGAENGLDYPRLGISVARKRVRKATDRNRVKRLIREAFRLNKEVLPPGIDLVIVPRGPALTFDQANRSLPHLASAVAGRLARDHARSRPSDRRPSPETSP
- the yidD gene encoding membrane protein insertion efficiency factor YidD, whose amino-acid sequence is MSLKPWQWPGRIAVEGLCLLIRVYQLLLSPLIGNACRFEPSCSRYMVGALRKYGFFRGLWKGTGRLLRCHPWHPGGYDPP